In Acidobacteriota bacterium, the following are encoded in one genomic region:
- a CDS encoding GNAT family N-acetyltransferase → MERATSTGRVIGVSVRPATQEDASEIARLSGELGYPCPAGEVASRLSALAASASHFIGVAQRGGAVVGWIAAERRLLLESGERAEIVGLVVGASARRGGVGRVLVSAAEAWAAAQGLAVMTVRSNAARTESHPFYEASGYVRQKTQHAYVKSLAGS, encoded by the coding sequence ATGGAGCGCGCGACATCGACTGGCCGGGTCATCGGCGTCAGCGTTCGTCCAGCGACGCAGGAGGACGCGAGCGAGATCGCGCGGCTGAGCGGCGAGCTCGGCTACCCCTGCCCCGCAGGCGAGGTCGCGTCGCGGCTCTCGGCGCTCGCGGCGAGCGCGTCGCATTTCATCGGCGTCGCGCAGCGCGGAGGGGCGGTCGTGGGCTGGATCGCGGCCGAGCGCCGCCTGTTGCTCGAGTCTGGCGAGCGGGCAGAGATCGTCGGCCTCGTCGTCGGGGCGTCCGCACGGCGCGGCGGGGTGGGACGGGTCCTGGTGTCCGCGGCGGAGGCCTGGGCCGCCGCCCAGGGGCTCGCGGTGATGACCGTCCGCTCCAACGCGGCCAGAACCGAATCGCACCCCTTCTACGAAGCGTCTGGCTATGTCAGGCAGAAGACGCAGCACGCGTACGTGAAATCGCTCGCTGGCTCTTGA
- a CDS encoding DUF2384 domain-containing protein has protein sequence MPTALSARSLAVDDGVVATKAALRAAAFLGLPNRVLARVIGVSEATVSRMGSGTYTLTPGDKPFELALLFVRLFRSLDAIVGGDHVVAQAWLRNENTALGETPLALVQSVSGLVHVVAYLDARRALV, from the coding sequence ATGCCAACTGCTCTCTCTGCCCGGTCGCTGGCCGTCGATGATGGAGTGGTCGCCACGAAGGCCGCGCTGCGGGCGGCGGCGTTCCTGGGTCTGCCGAATCGTGTGCTCGCGCGGGTCATCGGCGTCTCGGAGGCCACGGTGTCGCGGATGGGCTCCGGCACGTACACCCTGACCCCGGGAGACAAGCCGTTCGAGCTGGCCCTGCTCTTCGTGCGATTGTTCCGCTCGCTCGACGCCATCGTGGGCGGCGACCACGTCGTGGCGCAGGCGTGGCTGCGGAACGAGAACACCGCGCTCGGCGAGACGCCGCTCGCGCTCGTCCAGTCGGTATCGGGCCTCGTGCATGTCGTCGCCTACCTCGACGCGCGCCGCGCTCTGGTCTGA
- a CDS encoding ABC transporter permease subunit — protein sequence MTNVLALAGRELRAYFASPIAYVVTGFFALLFGYFFVAFLSFFVTQTQQMGAFGGGGSVNVNQMLIRPLVLNTSVVALFALPMMTMRTFSEEKRSGTIELLLTSPLSDFQIIMGKFLGAMALYAVMLAVTLLSVAWLFVFGNPEWKQVATSYLGLLLMGGSFIALGLFVSSLTKNQIVAGFITFALALLLWVLNWAAESAGPTARAVLSYLSITEHFDDFAKGIVDTKHVLYYLSFITFGLFLTAKSLDAERWRG from the coding sequence ATGACTAACGTGCTCGCGCTTGCCGGCCGCGAGCTGCGCGCCTACTTCGCCTCGCCGATCGCCTACGTGGTCACGGGCTTCTTCGCGCTGCTCTTCGGCTACTTCTTCGTCGCCTTTCTCTCGTTCTTCGTCACGCAGACCCAGCAGATGGGCGCCTTCGGGGGCGGGGGGTCGGTGAACGTGAACCAGATGCTCATCCGGCCGCTCGTGCTCAACACGAGCGTCGTTGCGCTCTTCGCGCTGCCCATGATGACGATGCGCACCTTCTCCGAGGAGAAGCGGTCGGGCACGATCGAGCTGCTGCTCACCTCGCCGCTCTCCGACTTCCAGATCATCATGGGCAAGTTCCTCGGCGCGATGGCGCTCTACGCCGTGATGCTGGCGGTGACGCTGCTCTCCGTGGCGTGGCTCTTCGTCTTCGGCAACCCCGAGTGGAAGCAGGTCGCCACGAGCTACCTGGGCCTGCTGCTGATGGGCGGCTCGTTCATCGCGCTCGGCCTGTTCGTCTCGAGCCTGACGAAGAACCAGATCGTGGCCGGCTTCATCACGTTCGCGCTGGCGCTGCTGCTGTGGGTGCTCAACTGGGCGGCCGAGTCGGCCGGCCCGACGGCCCGCGCCGTGCTGTCGTACCTGTCGATCACCGAGCACTTCGACGACTTCGCGAAGGGCATCGTCGACACCAAGCACGTCCTCTATTACCTGTCGTTCATCACGTTCGGTCTCTTCCTGACCGCCAAGTCGCTCGACGCCGAGCGGTGGCGGGGGTAG
- a CDS encoding Gldg family protein, translated as MKRILDILGWMGTALVVAALAVYFIRPELRTVWNGLAIAGLVCALAYIVSQWREVLATFSTRQARYGTLSLASIVIVLGILVALNYVGSRQNKRWDFTEAKQFSVSDQTRRVLVGLEQPVQIRVFSRADEFGRFRDRLSEYEYVSPRVQVEYIDVDKEPARARQYQIQQYGTIVVEYGDRTERTTSDTEQDITNAIVKAVEGRQKKVYFVQGHGEKDPVSADQRAGYNQIAQALGRDNFEVDRLVLAQAGQVPDDASVVVVAGPTSDYLEPEVDLLRRYLERGGAVMFLLDPPDGPDGPALPNLRALVREWGIEVGDNVVVDVSGIGQLLGQGPATPLAANYPPHPIVERFNVITAFPLARSVKPAGDPGESSRVAQTFAETSEQSWAESDLEALGAGTSVAFDEASGDLPGPVSIAAAVSALVDTPKETAEEAPGDEGGDGDAPTTRDARVVVFGDSDFVANSGIRLTPGNPDLFLNAMNWLAQQENLIAIRPREADDRRLTITGDRQRLTYLFSLVFVPVVIFAAGIYTWWRRR; from the coding sequence GTGAAACGGATTCTCGACATCCTCGGCTGGATGGGCACGGCCCTCGTCGTGGCCGCGCTCGCCGTCTACTTCATCCGACCGGAGCTGCGCACGGTGTGGAACGGACTCGCGATTGCGGGTCTCGTCTGCGCCCTCGCCTACATCGTGAGCCAGTGGCGCGAGGTGCTCGCGACGTTCTCGACCCGGCAGGCGCGGTACGGCACCCTCTCGCTCGCGAGCATCGTCATCGTGCTCGGCATCCTCGTCGCGCTCAACTACGTGGGATCGCGGCAGAACAAGCGCTGGGACTTCACCGAGGCGAAGCAGTTCAGCGTCTCCGACCAGACGCGCCGCGTGCTCGTCGGCCTCGAGCAGCCGGTGCAGATCAGGGTGTTCAGCCGCGCCGACGAGTTCGGCCGCTTCCGCGACCGGTTGAGCGAGTACGAGTACGTCTCGCCGCGCGTGCAGGTCGAGTACATCGACGTCGACAAGGAGCCCGCCCGCGCCCGTCAGTACCAGATCCAGCAGTACGGCACCATCGTCGTCGAGTACGGCGATCGCACCGAGCGCACGACGTCGGACACCGAACAGGACATCACCAACGCCATCGTCAAGGCGGTCGAGGGGCGACAGAAGAAGGTGTACTTCGTCCAGGGCCACGGCGAGAAGGACCCCGTGAGCGCCGACCAGCGCGCGGGCTACAACCAGATCGCGCAGGCGCTCGGCCGCGACAACTTCGAGGTCGACCGCCTGGTGCTGGCCCAGGCCGGCCAGGTACCCGACGACGCCTCGGTCGTCGTCGTCGCCGGGCCCACGAGCGACTACCTCGAGCCGGAGGTCGATCTGCTCCGACGGTATCTCGAACGGGGGGGCGCGGTGATGTTCCTGCTCGACCCGCCCGACGGACCCGACGGCCCTGCGCTGCCGAACCTGCGCGCGCTCGTCCGCGAGTGGGGCATCGAGGTCGGCGACAACGTCGTGGTCGACGTGAGCGGCATCGGGCAGCTGCTCGGGCAGGGCCCGGCCACGCCGCTCGCCGCCAACTACCCGCCGCACCCGATTGTCGAGCGCTTCAACGTGATCACCGCGTTTCCGCTGGCGCGCAGCGTCAAGCCCGCCGGCGATCCGGGCGAATCGAGCCGTGTCGCTCAGACGTTCGCCGAGACGAGCGAGCAGAGCTGGGCCGAGTCCGACCTCGAGGCCCTGGGCGCGGGTACGAGCGTCGCCTTCGACGAGGCGTCCGGCGATCTGCCGGGTCCCGTCTCGATCGCTGCCGCGGTCTCGGCCCTCGTCGACACCCCGAAGGAGACGGCGGAGGAGGCACCCGGCGACGAGGGCGGTGACGGCGACGCGCCGACCACGCGCGATGCCCGGGTCGTGGTGTTCGGCGACTCGGACTTCGTGGCGAACTCCGGCATCCGCCTGACACCCGGCAACCCCGACCTCTTCCTCAACGCGATGAACTGGCTGGCGCAGCAGGAGAACCTGATCGCCATCCGTCCGCGCGAGGCCGACGACCGGCGCCTCACGATCACCGGCGACCGGCAGCGGCTGACGTACCTCTTCTCTCTGGTGTTCGTGCCGGTCGTCATCTTCGCGGCCGGCATCTACACCTGGTGGCGGAGGCGCTGA
- a CDS encoding RES family NAD+ phosphorylase, whose protein sequence is MSSPTSTRAALWSERRRRAGVCWRVVEAQHRVSTLKLADTIAEQERLERLLDETKPPVPPDCRHLHYLLATPFRYGAPYPRGSRFRRAGLTPGVFYGSQTPATAMAETAFHRLLFFSESPATPWPADAGEYTAFSVAFASRAALDLTVPPLAARRVEWTHRTDYSACQALADEARAAGIDLLRYESARDPEGGVNVAVLTCRVFVSKAPVERQTWRLRVGANGAQAVCSFPERRLAFDRSAFADDERIALLAWER, encoded by the coding sequence ATGTCGTCGCCTACCTCGACGCGCGCCGCGCTCTGGTCTGAGCGGCGTCGCCGAGCGGGTGTCTGCTGGCGGGTCGTCGAAGCCCAGCATCGCGTGTCCACCCTGAAGCTCGCCGACACCATCGCTGAGCAGGAACGTCTCGAGCGCCTGCTCGACGAGACGAAGCCACCGGTGCCGCCCGACTGCCGGCATCTCCACTACCTGCTGGCGACGCCGTTCCGGTATGGGGCGCCCTACCCGCGAGGATCGCGATTTCGGCGCGCGGGACTGACGCCCGGGGTGTTCTACGGCTCGCAGACCCCGGCGACGGCGATGGCCGAGACCGCGTTCCACCGGTTGCTGTTCTTCTCGGAGTCACCGGCCACGCCGTGGCCGGCCGACGCGGGCGAGTACACCGCCTTCTCGGTCGCCTTCGCATCGAGAGCGGCGCTCGATCTCACCGTGCCACCGCTCGCGGCGCGGCGTGTTGAATGGACGCACCGGACCGACTACTCGGCGTGCCAGGCGCTGGCCGACGAGGCGCGGGCGGCTGGCATCGACCTCTTGCGCTACGAGTCGGCGCGCGACCCTGAGGGCGGCGTCAACGTGGCGGTGCTCACGTGCCGGGTGTTCGTGTCGAAGGCGCCGGTCGAGCGTCAGACCTGGCGCCTGCGGGTCGGGGCGAACGGCGCACAGGCGGTCTGCAGCTTTCCCGAGCGACGCCTCGCGTTCGATCGTTCGGCGTTCGCCGACGATGAGCGGATTGCGTTGCTCGCATGGGAGCGGTAG
- the queC gene encoding 7-cyano-7-deazaguanine synthase QueC — protein MSTISRRSAIVLLSGGLDSYTAAAIAADRGFDLFALTVRYGQTHAREVEAARRVAASLGVTKHVELDLPLGEIARSALTGVMPVPKDRPIDAGQIPVTYVPARNTIFLSLALAWAESIDAHDVFIGVNALDYSGYPDCRPEFIAAFEDLARLATRAGVTGTDFRVHTPLIDWSKAEIIRCGVALGLDYGLTHSCYDPLAGGRPCGHCDSCVLRARGFAEAGVPDPLLAHHHP, from the coding sequence ATGTCGACCATCTCGCGGCGTTCGGCCATTGTCTTGCTGAGCGGCGGGCTCGACTCCTATACGGCGGCGGCCATCGCGGCCGACCGGGGGTTCGACCTGTTCGCGCTGACGGTGCGCTACGGCCAGACGCACGCGCGCGAGGTCGAGGCGGCCCGTCGCGTCGCGGCCTCGTTGGGCGTCACGAAGCACGTCGAACTCGACCTGCCCCTCGGCGAAATCGCCCGCTCGGCGCTGACCGGGGTCATGCCGGTGCCCAAGGATCGCCCCATCGACGCCGGCCAGATCCCCGTCACGTACGTGCCCGCGCGCAACACGATCTTCCTGTCGCTCGCGCTGGCGTGGGCCGAGAGCATCGACGCGCACGACGTCTTCATCGGCGTCAATGCCCTCGACTACTCCGGCTATCCCGACTGCCGGCCCGAGTTCATCGCCGCCTTCGAGGACCTGGCGCGTCTCGCGACGAGGGCTGGGGTGACCGGTACGGACTTCCGCGTGCACACGCCGCTCATCGACTGGTCGAAGGCCGAGATCATCCGGTGCGGCGTGGCCCTCGGCCTCGACTACGGGCTGACGCACAGCTGCTACGATCCGCTCGCCGGGGGGCGCCCGTGCGGACACTGCGACAGCTGCGTGCTGCGCGCGCGAGGATTCGCCGAGGCCGGCGTGCCCGATCCATTGCTCGCGCACCACCACCCCTGA
- a CDS encoding alpha/beta fold hydrolase, which produces LVLEWIPGRTLADPSRRGPWPPEEFLRVAVPVAEALAAAHDRGIVHRDVKPANVLVTDDGRTKLVDFGLAKFRDQGRDLTETAGALGTVAYMSPEQASGGEVGPDSDVFSFGVLAYELLAGERPFLGEGPGTVLAAIVRDPHVPLAVRCPDLPIGLATVVDTCLQKRPGARFRTGRELADALRRVAHGASPEATPSAAIASSSSGPRSLEQDIRFCTAADGARLAYAVVGRGPVLVRVLGWFTHLELEWQWPELRLLWERLAEHHTVIRYDGRGIGLSAPFTGEFTEETRQLDLDAVVAAAGVERANLLGVSEGGWTAAAYALRHPDRIARLILYGAYSRGVSARPGFDPEEEQAIVTLIRKGWGRGTPMFRQIFTSRFFGADADPRTIAHFNEMQRASADAETAARYVESAHRRGDGGDLFTQIRTPTLVVHCQDDRNISAEEGRRLAALIPDARLVLLPSGAHYFPTDREVANKVVGAVTRFVDDTRGAWSR; this is translated from the coding sequence CTCGTGCTCGAGTGGATTCCGGGCCGGACGCTCGCCGACCCCTCGCGTCGCGGCCCCTGGCCGCCCGAGGAGTTCCTGCGCGTGGCCGTGCCGGTGGCCGAGGCCCTGGCGGCCGCACACGACCGCGGCATCGTCCATCGCGACGTCAAGCCGGCAAACGTCCTCGTCACCGACGATGGACGCACGAAGCTCGTCGACTTCGGCCTCGCGAAGTTCCGCGACCAGGGGCGCGATCTCACGGAGACCGCGGGAGCGCTCGGCACGGTGGCGTACATGTCGCCCGAACAGGCGAGCGGCGGCGAGGTGGGCCCGGACTCGGATGTCTTCTCGTTCGGCGTCCTCGCGTACGAGCTGCTGGCCGGCGAGCGGCCGTTCCTGGGTGAGGGGCCCGGCACGGTGCTCGCGGCGATCGTGCGGGATCCCCATGTGCCGCTGGCCGTCCGATGCCCGGACCTTCCCATCGGACTGGCGACAGTGGTCGATACGTGCCTGCAGAAGCGCCCCGGAGCACGCTTCCGCACCGGCCGCGAGCTGGCTGATGCCCTTCGCCGTGTCGCCCACGGCGCGTCACCAGAGGCAACGCCGTCGGCGGCCATTGCATCGAGCTCGAGCGGCCCGCGGTCGCTCGAACAGGACATCCGCTTCTGCACGGCCGCCGATGGCGCGCGGCTGGCCTACGCCGTCGTCGGCCGGGGTCCCGTCCTCGTGCGCGTGCTGGGCTGGTTCACGCACCTCGAGCTGGAGTGGCAGTGGCCCGAACTGCGGCTGCTCTGGGAGCGCCTGGCCGAACACCACACCGTGATCAGGTACGACGGCCGAGGGATCGGTCTCTCGGCCCCGTTCACCGGCGAGTTCACCGAGGAGACGCGCCAACTCGACCTCGATGCCGTCGTCGCGGCCGCTGGCGTGGAGCGGGCGAACCTCCTGGGCGTCTCGGAAGGCGGCTGGACGGCTGCCGCGTATGCCCTTCGTCATCCCGATCGGATCGCCCGTCTGATCCTCTACGGGGCGTACAGCCGAGGCGTCAGTGCGAGGCCAGGCTTCGACCCCGAAGAGGAGCAGGCCATCGTCACGCTGATCCGCAAGGGCTGGGGACGCGGCACGCCCATGTTCCGGCAGATCTTCACGAGCCGGTTCTTCGGTGCCGACGCCGATCCGAGAACGATCGCGCACTTCAACGAAATGCAGCGGGCCTCGGCCGACGCCGAGACCGCAGCCCGCTACGTCGAGTCGGCGCACCGGCGGGGGGATGGCGGCGATCTCTTCACTCAGATTCGCACGCCCACACTCGTGGTGCACTGTCAGGACGATCGCAACATCAGCGCCGAGGAAGGCCGACGCCTTGCCGCACTCATCCCCGACGCGCGGCTGGTGCTCCTCCCGAGCGGCGCCCATTACTTTCCGACCGACCGGGAGGTCGCAAACAAGGTCGTGGGCGCCGTCACGCGGTTCGTCGACGACACGCGCGGCGCCTGGTCGCGTTGA
- a CDS encoding protein kinase, which yields MPVQVGTEFRQYRVLEQVGEGGMGVVYRARDTKLGREVALKFLTRLGSGVAGERDRLRHEARSLAALNHPNIVTVHDIDEASGVPYLVLEWIPGRTLADPSRRG from the coding sequence ATGCCCGTGCAGGTCGGCACCGAGTTTCGCCAGTATCGAGTCCTCGAACAGGTGGGCGAGGGCGGGATGGGCGTCGTCTACCGCGCGCGCGACACGAAGCTCGGTCGCGAAGTGGCCCTCAAGTTCCTCACGCGGCTCGGGTCGGGCGTCGCCGGTGAACGCGATCGGTTGCGTCACGAGGCGAGGTCCCTCGCCGCGCTGAACCACCCGAACATCGTCACGGTGCACGACATCGACGAGGCCTCGGGCGTGCCGTACCTCGTGCTCGAGTGGATTCCGGGCCGGACGCTCGCCGACCCCTCGCGTCGCGGCC
- the dacB gene encoding D-alanyl-D-alanine carboxypeptidase/D-alanyl-D-alanine-endopeptidase, protein MTRYPAAVLAVAFGCLWSACTARTATQSLVTSPPAPAAALEAPAALPAPAGLTVPVTPRCGGAGCTAVERLEDDLDAIFGAPSLSHAVWSVLVQSLDTGEVLYRLNPDTLVVPASNMKIVTMAVGADRLGWDYRYETRLETSARVGGGVLGGDLVVVGSGDPSLHARGDDGIATFGDWARALRSAGIRQVDGRIIGDDDAFEDQMFGDGWAWDDLAFGYAAPIGALQYHESLVEVVIRPGSRAGEPLSVVLRPEGSGLVVVNRGVTAPRGTQTSIRMSRFPGREELEVDGSLAVGAREAVRSAAVQNPTRFFVSALKRALELEGIAVTGDAVDIDDLDEDERKRLADERLAGGEGARRVLVRHQSPPLSAIGTTLMKMSQNTYAETLLRTLSAVPGPATVDEARPVVEDTLARWGIAPGQYRISDGSGLSRTNLLSASLVLRVLRQMALDPRHAEPFAATLPIAGRDGTLASRLKGTRAEAHVLAKTGTLRGVRALSGYTTTADGERLVFSIVANNFTPPTAVVDATVDGALEHLVSFSRQPR, encoded by the coding sequence ATGACCCGGTACCCGGCGGCCGTGCTCGCGGTCGCGTTCGGGTGCCTGTGGTCGGCCTGCACCGCCAGGACGGCGACGCAATCGCTCGTCACCTCGCCTCCGGCGCCGGCCGCTGCGCTCGAGGCGCCGGCGGCCCTGCCGGCGCCCGCCGGGCTCACCGTTCCGGTGACGCCGCGCTGCGGCGGCGCCGGCTGCACGGCCGTCGAACGTCTCGAGGACGACCTCGACGCCATCTTCGGCGCCCCGTCGCTGTCGCACGCCGTCTGGAGCGTGCTGGTGCAGTCGCTCGACACCGGCGAGGTGCTCTACCGTCTCAACCCCGACACGCTCGTCGTGCCAGCCTCGAACATGAAGATCGTCACGATGGCGGTCGGCGCGGACCGCCTGGGCTGGGACTACCGGTACGAGACACGCCTCGAGACGTCGGCTCGAGTCGGCGGCGGCGTGCTCGGCGGCGACCTCGTCGTCGTCGGCAGCGGCGATCCCTCGCTCCACGCCCGGGGCGACGACGGCATCGCGACGTTCGGCGACTGGGCGCGCGCGCTGAGGAGTGCGGGCATCCGCCAGGTCGACGGGCGCATCATCGGCGACGACGACGCCTTCGAGGATCAGATGTTCGGCGACGGGTGGGCGTGGGACGACCTAGCGTTCGGGTACGCCGCGCCGATCGGTGCGCTGCAGTATCACGAGAGCCTCGTCGAGGTCGTGATCCGACCCGGGTCGCGCGCCGGCGAGCCTCTCTCGGTCGTCCTGAGGCCCGAAGGGAGCGGCCTCGTGGTCGTGAACCGCGGCGTCACCGCCCCACGCGGGACGCAGACGTCGATTCGGATGTCGCGATTTCCGGGCCGCGAAGAGCTCGAGGTCGACGGCAGCCTGGCGGTCGGCGCACGCGAGGCCGTGCGATCGGCCGCCGTGCAGAACCCGACGCGGTTCTTCGTGTCGGCGCTGAAGCGGGCGCTGGAGCTCGAGGGCATCGCGGTGACGGGCGACGCCGTCGACATCGACGACCTCGACGAGGACGAACGGAAGCGTCTCGCCGACGAACGCCTCGCCGGGGGCGAAGGCGCACGACGCGTCCTCGTTCGGCACCAGTCGCCGCCGCTCAGCGCGATTGGCACGACGCTGATGAAGATGAGCCAGAACACCTACGCCGAGACGCTGCTGCGCACCCTCAGTGCCGTACCGGGCCCGGCGACCGTGGACGAAGCCCGCCCGGTCGTCGAGGACACGCTGGCGCGCTGGGGCATCGCGCCCGGGCAGTACCGGATCTCGGATGGCTCCGGGCTGTCGCGCACGAACCTGCTGTCGGCGAGCCTCGTGCTGCGCGTGCTGCGGCAGATGGCGCTCGACCCGCGCCACGCCGAGCCGTTTGCGGCGACGCTGCCGATTGCGGGCCGGGACGGCACGCTCGCCTCACGGTTGAAGGGAACGCGGGCGGAAGCGCACGTGCTCGCGAAAACTGGGACGCTGCGCGGCGTTCGCGCCTTGTCCGGCTACACGACGACGGCCGACGGCGAGCGGCTCGTCTTCTCGATCGTCGCCAACAACTTCACGCCGCCGACTGCCGTCGTCGACGCCACGGTCGACGGCGCCCTCGAACATCTCGTCTCGTTCAGCCGGCAGCCGCGGTAG
- a CDS encoding DUF4340 domain-containing protein yields MRGLRSTLVLLVVLAALGAYIYFVESKRDPTASLPERVRIFDVDASKIVALDLVSSTGERTTLEKRDAGWRVTAPADLAADEAEISAITSNLATVDVEREVDPNPADLAQFGLETPRIVVGFRVEGSDTVERLEIGEKTATGGDLYAKTGSSPRVFLISGFLDTTFDRETFDLRDKAILVFDRTAVTSAEVVSADHAVTFTRAGESWRLSTPFDAKADYSAVEALLGRLGSAQMKAIVDEAPADLTKYGLARPSVTVTLSAGSARAALLVGDRTPDNLVYAKDASRTMVFTVDSFVVEDLRKAPNDFRPKDVFEFRSFTGTRFEVLRGGTRTVFEKGRAGDDEATERWRQVQPEAEIETAKIDDFLSRISNLRAESFVAALPGDATEIVRAIAVSRDGSVEEVVNFFRSGDVTFVVRPDEPGAAVVSTAGVDGALSALDEMKS; encoded by the coding sequence GTGCGCGGGCTGCGATCGACCCTCGTCCTCCTCGTGGTGCTCGCGGCGCTCGGCGCCTACATCTACTTCGTCGAGTCGAAACGCGACCCCACGGCCTCGCTGCCCGAGCGCGTGCGGATCTTCGATGTCGACGCGTCGAAGATCGTGGCGCTCGATCTCGTGTCGAGCACCGGAGAACGGACGACGCTCGAGAAGCGGGACGCGGGGTGGCGCGTGACGGCACCAGCCGACCTCGCCGCCGACGAGGCCGAGATCTCGGCCATCACGAGCAACCTGGCGACCGTCGACGTCGAGCGCGAGGTCGACCCGAACCCGGCCGACCTCGCGCAGTTCGGCCTCGAGACGCCCAGAATCGTCGTCGGCTTCCGCGTCGAGGGATCCGACACGGTCGAGCGGCTCGAGATCGGCGAGAAGACCGCGACGGGCGGCGACCTGTACGCCAAGACCGGCAGCAGCCCGCGCGTGTTCCTGATCTCCGGGTTCCTCGACACGACGTTCGACCGGGAGACCTTCGACCTGCGCGACAAGGCGATTTTGGTCTTCGACCGCACGGCGGTGACGAGTGCCGAGGTCGTCTCGGCCGATCACGCCGTGACGTTCACCCGGGCCGGTGAGAGCTGGCGCCTGTCGACGCCGTTCGACGCGAAGGCCGACTACTCGGCGGTCGAGGCCCTGCTCGGACGCCTGGGGTCGGCGCAGATGAAGGCCATCGTCGACGAGGCGCCAGCCGACCTGACGAAGTACGGGCTCGCGCGACCGTCGGTCACGGTGACGCTGTCGGCGGGAAGCGCGCGCGCGGCGCTGCTCGTCGGCGACCGGACGCCCGACAACCTCGTCTACGCGAAGGACGCCTCGCGCACGATGGTCTTCACGGTCGACAGCTTCGTGGTGGAAGACCTCCGGAAAGCGCCGAACGACTTCCGGCCGAAGGACGTCTTCGAGTTCCGGAGCTTCACCGGCACCCGCTTCGAGGTCCTCCGAGGCGGAACGAGGACGGTCTTCGAGAAGGGGCGCGCGGGCGACGACGAGGCCACGGAGCGCTGGAGACAGGTGCAGCCGGAAGCCGAGATCGAGACGGCCAAGATCGACGACTTCCTCTCGCGGATCTCGAACCTGCGCGCCGAGTCGTTCGTTGCGGCGCTTCCGGGTGACGCGACCGAGATCGTCCGGGCGATCGCGGTCTCGCGCGATGGGTCGGTCGAGGAGGTCGTGAACTTCTTCCGCTCAGGCGACGTGACGTTCGTCGTCCGGCCCGACGAACCCGGCGCCGCGGTGGTGTCCACCGCCGGCGTCGACGGCGCGCTCTCGGCCCTCGACGAGATGAAGTCATGA